ACAGGGAAGTAAAACCAAAAGTATGGAAGAGCCAAATTCAACATTATGTATGTTGATACTCAGAACTGGATTTAGATGAATATCTGTTAGAGGAAGATCTCTACTGTTGTGTATATAAGAAGATGTTCAGATGATATTCTTCACACATCAATCTCTCATCGATCTCTGAGATCTTGAAGCTCAACACAACTTCTCCAGGATTCATTTCTTCACATCATCTAAAACAATGAGACATCTGATGGCTTTGATGGTTCTGGTGATCTTCTGCTCTCTGCAGCTGACTTTAAGTGGTGAGATCACTTTTCATAGATTTGGACAAAACTTTTTCTGCTTATCTTATTTTTAACAGTAGGCTCTAATCTATTGTGATTCAGCTCCAGTTGCCTTGGACAATTCGATATGCTGTTTTAAGTTCAGCAATGCACAGATTCCTCTGAAACTGGTGAAGTCGTACTATTGGACTGACAGCAGCTGCCCCAAACCAGCCATTGTGTGAGTTTTCAGATATtacactgaaataatttttttaaggtaagtggttgcaattaatttatttaagctattaaaacaatttttttttatgtagcttaaataaattgattgcaaccacttaccttaaaaaacgaagtaaattaaattaataattttttttcagtgtatttcttttttcaaattgtAAAGTAAAACTAGACCCAAATTTTAAATCTGTTTTCAGGTTTGAGACTGACAAAAGGAGAATCTGTGTAGATCCAAAAACCAGCTGGGTGAGCAACCACATCACTGAAGTGGACAACAGTGCAGCAAAAACCCAAAGCAAGACAGTTTGAAGAATTGATTCatctgtttttatatttaaactgaaCATCTGACTCTGTACATACTTCACTCCTGctataatctcatgtgtaataaATGATATgattacagtattttttttacaaaatatttatgGTTGATCTAAActctttttaataaaattttgataataaatatatttttgtatagtAAAGTTTTTCCCTTTATATTTCATACATAAAACTGAATGCAAGGTCAAGTCAGTGTTTAACTCATGTTGTTCAGATGCACTCCTTTATGAAACAAGAAGTTTGAATATGCTAAGGTGGTTATCTAAAAACCCAGGTAAATGATGCAAAAGCAACATACAAAAGAAACATTACACAAGCTTTTGTTCTTAATATTGCTTTGAAGCCACTGACATCATTACTGACCTTCATGAAGCTCATGCTACACAAAAGTTATCACAGGGGCTATACCTTTTTAAAATAGTACACTTTTGCACCTATAAGCTGCATATTGGTACTTCTAATGTACCTTGCTTACATACTgctacctcaaaggtacatacagtagtgtgaaaaagtgttggcccccttctttttttttatcttttgcatgtttgtcttacttaaatgtttcagatcataaaacaaatgttaatattaatcaaagctaacacaagtaaacacaacatgcagtttttattatgaagggaaaacaaaatccaaacacacatgtccctgtgtgaaaaagtgctTGCCCCCTGTTAAAACATAACTTAACTGTGGTTTATCACACCTGAGTTCAGTGTCTCTAGCCACACCCAGGCCTGATTACTGCCACACCTGTTCGTAAATCAAGAAATCACTTAAACAGGACCTACCTGACAAAGTGAAGTAGACCAAAAGATCATCAAAAGCAACACAatagtgatgggcagtccggctctttccattgattcggctctttcggctcaagctccggctcttcattttagtgatggcagtccggctcttttcatagattcggctcttctggctcggctcccttagaagagccggctcccctgcatgcgtctgaagattcggctctgctcgttcactacaaagaatcagctcttagagccggcgttcgcgaacgacccatcactacAACACAACACGTTGAGattcagaaacaaacaaaaaagaaagtaatTGAAATCTATCAGTctggttttaaaggttttaaagcAATTATTAAAGCTTTGGGACTCCAGCGAACCACAGTGAGAGCCATTACCCACAAATAGAGCAGTGGTGAACCTTCCCAGGTGTGGCCGGCCGACCAAAATCAACCCAGGAGTGCAGCGACGACTCAGCCAAGAGGTCACAAAAGACCCTACAACAACATCCAAAGAAATGCAGGTCTCACTTGCCTCagttaaaggctctctaagcgaatctgcgagacgttagttttgttgacgtttgaactgttttcaaacagacggagcgtagctaactcctccccctcccttccgtgctttcatgaacgcgcccaacccctacccccaaatccttcttgtcgtttattggctgaaacactttgttatggtttctgtttgtaggttcggccactatgttgatattgccgtttgtgaagcctgggctgtctacagagatcgcgtttttttacagtttgatcagcggacaggcagcaagcagatagtgaggagatgtttcctgtatgtaacaaaaaatgttttatggtctaaaacgcgtcaattcgcttagagcgcctttaaagaggacatttcacaagtttttttaagatgtcaaataaatctttggtgtccccagaatacatatgtgaagttttagctcaagatacagataatttattatagcatgttaaaattgccactttgtaggtgtgagcaaaacggtgccgtttttgggtgtgtcctttaaaatgcaaatgacctAATTtctgtgccgtggttggatagtgcagattaaggggcggtattatcctgatatcacaaggggagaccaattttaatgagctattttttctcattcttacagagaatggtttaccaaaactgggttgatctttttcacattttctaggttgatagggGCACTGGGgaaccaattatagcacttaaacatggaaaaagtcagattttcatgaaatgtcccctttaaggtcaGTGTTCAAAGACTGGGCAAAAATGGCCTGCATGGCAGAGTTGCAAGAGAAAAACCACTGCTGAGCAGAAAGAACACAAAGCTTGTCTCAGTTTTGCCAGAAAACATCttcaaaacacaccagcaagtccacctctgaatggctgatgaaaaacaaaatgaagactttgGAGTGGCCAAGTCAAAGTCCAGACCTCAGTCCTATTGAGATGATGTGCCATGGCCTTAAAAAGGCGGTTCATGCTCGAATATCCTCTAACGTGGCAGAATAACAACCAGTTATTAGGTTCAGAGGGTTCTGTGATGATTTTACCAGCCTGTCTCTCTACTCTGTATACTAAAAGTTGGACAGGTGCACACCAATCCTTTCAGCTGTCCTAACACTCCTTTGCAGTCTTACATCTGATTTGCTGACTGTTATAGAAGTGCACAGAACTATCAATAACAGAGTAAAACTGTGTCACACGAAGGCCGTTTTCTCCAATGCAGCCttatgcaataataatttaggggtgaccccgactagtcgaagattcgatgcatcgataggagaagcctgattcgactaccaatctcacagtcgaatcgtcgcagatgtgttatgaaatgaggatcattcaattttggccgtacatgtgcacacattatctgatttcacatataacagctttctcacaatatattaatatactgcatattatgataatgctgcaaataatatgtgaagtagcagctttcaataaatatttttaaaatgcgttaataaatccaacaacccctgtgaccgggctacacgtccataagaggtttctatgttaataaaccattgcctctttgtttctacatttaaaagacaaagctggcaaatgatattatgcctttcgttcttttaataatttctatattttattttatttataaatcactttgggttatctgatttaactatttggcttgtgttttgtttccgtgcacttgaggcattttgcatatttgttctgcactttgttacttctgaccttattttattaaaaaaattgtatttattataaacgttaattctgatctaatttaagtatgtacattttggatagcttttcgttgtatcgatgttgcgctattgcgtgctggccatgcttgcgcatgtaatttagccgaacgggctaggtgctcagcatgcgtctcatatttaggagttcatcagactaaacattaaaaaacgtatgtttttcgacgagtatacgtttttaaaatgtatttaaaacatagtggttatcttgtcaaaacaggtaagccgtttttttattttggtgatgaaacggaagtatctgcaccgaacccatttctgcctgacacgaatgtctttcttgtgatttaatattatggtgggtcggtgttcactttcaaatgatagcaaagagattcctgaaataaataatatcacccggtctttctgtatctaaagttaatacagagatgatcaaagtcaaagcaagcaaggtATTTCTGttctaaataataacgcgtagtgtctataaaatcattaatttcagtgtttttcttgttataaattaacgtttaatgaattgtatataaagattagtttttattatttacagtcacaatcacaaattatttgtcatttctcatttgtcgtttttttttggtcatgactgctttgacgcgctatctccaaattaaataaaaacactgaattgtagccggagtttccaaggcaggatcaccatttttttaggtttagttatcaaaatgtatttttgtgtgatgttctgtagatcgtggctttaaaatgttatgaggaataattaaacaaatgttgccttacatttgaccttaaaaaaatatatatatatataaatgcatcgtcagttttgtcttcgtttattacttgaaagacagttttggtcactttatcagaaagttgttgtgctgcttgtgaaagaaaataaaagttaccaatttgtacctggtctggccccctcccaacccatgcacacaaacatagatgattcgactatcggtcgactatggaaagattcgacaattctgattcgaatatgtaaatccttagtcgaggacacccctataataattacaccaaaacacaacataaattcacaaaatgtattacttttagtcatttgctgtaatccacatctttaaaattcaaacGATTGCGAGGAAGAGATTTAAATTCAGCTCTTTATCTAGTGATCTTGATTTAAGTTCTCATCAGAGACCGTAAACAATATGAATATGAATTCAAATAATgcgcctcaagaagctttacgacacattCTACAGCAGTGATACCAAATGCTCATTGGCTCTTAGTGTTACGTAAACAGAAATTGAAATGCGTGGCTTGACAGAGAAAAGCCGGATTAATGTTCTCATGGAATATTAACTTTAATACTTCTCAGTActtgatttttttcattttactaCTTTTGCAGTAAATAAGTTATTGTGATTACACGTGTCTCTctgttatgctttttatttcCAACAGTACATGGTTTAGGGGTAGGACTGTATTAGcatcttaaaatatcttttaaatgctatattgttaatattgttatatttgttttagaATGGTTTGGGCTATAGGTGTGGCATGACGAGGGGGGAGAGTTTAGCTTCATGACGAAAGCAAAGATTTTACATAAAATTCCGACTACGCCACCCCGGGACTTACACCCAGGAAATATTCCTTACACCCAAAAGGGTGGTAGGCACACAAGTTCGTTCCTCTTTAAAAAGAATAGTGCAAAAGACATGGGTATAGTACATAGTACAAAAATAGATTTTATTTAGACAGAATCCCTTAAAATGAGCCCTCCCAAGACATACAAAATCACTCCACTTCAATGCACAATCACCACAATCAAATCTCAAAATGAGAAATTAatagaaacaaaacaaaacaaaaacatacaaacCAGCAGGGCTGAGGTTCCCAACAGAAGAAATTACTTTATCACGACTCGTGTTTACaaaaggcacacacacacaccccacTGTGCACTCAGACTACACAACCACACACGTCAAGTGTTACACAGCACGCCCTGAGGAGGAAGCACCACCACCGGAAAAGCTCCATCACCCGTGGGACCCCAGCTCCTGCAACAAAccaaaatgatataaataatttattcacacaaaacaaaatggtGATGGTCAGCCTTATTTCACAAGGCCGACGACCACCACAGACAGtagaagaaagaaaataaacgAATAATTTGATAATTAGTTAAATTATACCAGTCCAAACCACCTGTatgtaacaggaagccagtatataatattaacatgtacCATTAACAAGGAGTCAATTATAGGCAGAACACAGTCCTCAGGAACCAACTATAATGAACAGTCCTATATACTAGCATCATTGGGTCATCTGAGCGAATTTTCACAGGTTCACAGGGGTTGTTCGTCACCAATAAgggaaaataaacaaaaagaaacacaatgatgatgatgcattaaaaaaacaaccaCTGGAGAGGTACTCGTTCTCACACAGAGCAAACCACGGCTCTGTGATGGTCACATTAAAAGTGGAGCGTGATTTCTAGCCGCTCAGCAGAACCAGACAAGGTACAGTCCCGCGTGTAGCAGTGCAGCTAATGACGTTGTTAGCAACGGTGCAACACCGTAGTGCGAGAAGCAAAGACACAGCGCAAGTATGGAAGGCCAATAGGGAAAAAACATGTTGAAAATACGTGTTAACACGCACTACGTGTTAA
The DNA window shown above is from Paramisgurnus dabryanus chromosome 23, PD_genome_1.1, whole genome shotgun sequence and carries:
- the LOC135781647 gene encoding uncharacterized protein produces the protein MRHLMALMFLVIFCSLQLTSSAPFASNLAKSSCCYEFSNAAIPLKLVKSYYRTASSCTKPAIVFLTKKRKICVDPETSWVSGHINEVDNRTTKTQNKTKMSRMKQGSKTKSMEEPNSTLYLEAQHNFSRIHFFTSSKTMRHLMALMVLVIFCSLQLTLSAPVALDNSICCFKFSNAQIPLKLVKSYYWTDSSCPKPAIVFETDKRRICVDPKTSWVSNHITEVDNSAAKTQSKTV